The Moraxella osloensis genome contains a region encoding:
- a CDS encoding TolC family protein: MSSQSIILLRHSLVACICAAAMQYSYAENVTSFESALAKVQSYQTQDKPWQQVQQISELNIQQSRLWQNPSISLEQSGFGSGQEQEFNVGVSQPLDLFGQRKLNRVIANTSNQQIQLQQQLWKAQSQLIVKFAWSQFALAEVEQSVYSVLLKTSKANLDSAQKRYQAGSIALVDFERAQIEALEIQRLYEQAMLNKQAAGRQLSNLWGGETSSHLQLNKTAIPWPEQSLQTVQRYIAEGWLEKFYALNIQQSDHQIENLRIQARPNPTLNVGMRRSKTPNKSNDTTLAIGVAIPLNIFNRQQYAIPMVQQQQILLNQQQQRELKQQILDIANSMHQLKGLRSQFDATTAQVTLATKVQSRTLQGFQAGKLSITDVQQATTQLQNLRLGQLQILRQAWQTALAAEALSIGTSYEEISRSDAYTQLNKKAVEASQNLINGGAR; this comes from the coding sequence ATGTCTTCACAATCAATTATACTCTTGCGTCATAGCTTGGTTGCTTGTATATGTGCAGCGGCTATGCAATATAGCTATGCTGAAAACGTTACCAGCTTTGAATCCGCTTTAGCAAAAGTACAAAGTTACCAGACTCAAGACAAGCCGTGGCAACAAGTTCAGCAAATATCTGAATTGAATATTCAGCAAAGTCGGTTATGGCAGAATCCAAGTATAAGTTTAGAACAGTCTGGCTTTGGCTCAGGTCAAGAACAGGAATTCAATGTTGGCGTTAGTCAACCTCTAGATCTATTTGGTCAGCGTAAGCTGAACCGGGTGATTGCCAATACCTCGAATCAACAAATCCAATTGCAACAGCAATTATGGAAGGCACAAAGCCAACTGATTGTTAAATTTGCATGGTCGCAATTTGCACTTGCTGAGGTTGAGCAGTCTGTTTATTCAGTACTGTTAAAAACAAGTAAAGCCAATCTGGACAGTGCCCAGAAACGCTATCAGGCAGGCAGTATTGCCCTGGTTGATTTTGAGCGTGCCCAAATTGAAGCGCTAGAAATCCAACGACTTTATGAGCAAGCGATGCTGAATAAACAAGCTGCCGGTCGTCAGCTGTCTAATTTGTGGGGGGGAGAAACATCTTCACATCTTCAATTGAATAAAACCGCTATCCCTTGGCCAGAGCAAAGTCTCCAAACTGTGCAACGGTATATTGCTGAAGGGTGGCTAGAAAAATTCTATGCCTTGAACATTCAGCAATCGGATCATCAAATTGAAAATTTAAGAATTCAGGCACGTCCCAATCCGACTTTAAATGTAGGCATGAGACGTAGCAAAACCCCTAATAAAAGCAACGATACGACTTTAGCAATCGGCGTGGCTATTCCACTGAATATTTTCAATCGCCAGCAATATGCGATCCCGATGGTCCAGCAACAGCAAATATTGCTGAACCAACAGCAGCAGCGTGAGCTGAAGCAACAAATACTCGATATTGCCAACAGCATGCATCAGCTCAAAGGTTTACGTAGCCAGTTCGATGCCACAACAGCACAAGTTACTTTGGCGACCAAAGTTCAGAGCCGTACTTTACAAGGGTTTCAGGCAGGGAAACTGTCCATTACCGACGTTCAGCAAGCAACCACCCAACTGCAGAATCTTCGATTGGGTCAATTACAAATTCTACGTCAAGCTTGGCAAACTGCCCTAGCAGCTGAGGCACTCAGTATTGGCACAAGTTATGAAGAAATTAGCCGTTCGGATGCCTATACACAACTGAATAAAAAGGCAGTCGAAGCATCGCAAAATTTAATCAATGGGGGAGCACGATAA
- a CDS encoding cation diffusion facilitator family transporter produces the protein MSEHHDHSHAVVTEENSKKLMVALGLTTTFLIVEVVAAFITQSLALLSDAAHMFTDAAALAIALAAIKIGKKAADDKRTFGYQRFEILAALFNAVMLFVVAIYIVYEAYQRFTNPAEIQSVGMMIVAVSGLVINLISLKILSASAEGSLNIKGAYLEVLSDALGSIGVIIGGIVIYFTQWMWVDTVIAVLIGFWVLPRTWILLKQSINILLEGVPDEIDIESLRNDLLKLEGVEGIHQLKVWAISSRNIHLTAHLVAPNSNTDQLYQKALEVLKHNHNITEITLQIENTKCKAESFPNFV, from the coding sequence ATGTCAGAACATCATGATCATAGCCATGCGGTTGTTACTGAAGAAAATAGTAAGAAGTTAATGGTTGCCTTAGGTTTAACGACTACTTTTTTAATAGTAGAAGTTGTCGCTGCTTTTATTACCCAAAGTTTGGCTTTGTTATCTGATGCAGCTCATATGTTTACTGATGCAGCCGCTTTAGCTATTGCTCTTGCCGCTATCAAAATTGGTAAAAAAGCCGCAGATGATAAAAGAACTTTTGGCTATCAGCGATTTGAAATTTTAGCGGCTCTGTTTAATGCGGTGATGCTTTTTGTGGTAGCAATATATATTGTATATGAAGCTTATCAACGTTTTACGAATCCTGCTGAAATTCAAAGTGTTGGAATGATGATTGTCGCGGTCAGTGGTTTGGTCATAAATTTGATTTCACTGAAAATCCTTTCTGCTAGTGCTGAAGGAAGTCTAAATATAAAAGGTGCATATTTAGAAGTTCTTAGTGATGCTCTAGGATCGATAGGCGTGATTATCGGAGGAATAGTTATTTATTTTACCCAGTGGATGTGGGTTGATACCGTAATCGCTGTGTTAATTGGCTTCTGGGTCTTACCTCGAACTTGGATTTTATTAAAACAAAGTATTAATATTCTGCTTGAAGGAGTTCCTGATGAGATTGATATTGAGTCGTTAAGAAATGATTTATTGAAGCTAGAGGGCGTTGAAGGGATTCATCAGTTGAAAGTCTGGGCTATATCCTCAAGAAATATTCATTTAACTGCTCATTTGGTTGCTCCGAATAGCAATACAGATCAACTCTATCAAAAGGCCTTAGAAGTTCTAAAACATAATCATAATATTACTGAAATTACGTTACAAATAGAAAATACGAAATGTAAGGCAGAGAGTTTCCCAAACTTTGTGTAA
- a CDS encoding efflux RND transporter periplasmic adaptor subunit, producing MNAKQNGKISQSLMIVVLILITVLVSLAIWLSSKKTESEGRGYDEGNAEHSDEDSSEEGHAEEGEIQLTSQQMVEQGLKVAVASTGLVEKLTTLPGKLVVNTDQQAQISPNFSGYVEQVNVALGQSVQKGQTLAVLILPELIDQQANLRMAQVNLDLARKDYQREQQLWSQGISAKQDYQRAENAYRQAQITVQSSQARLNALGASGNNNGRFLIKAPISGVISKKDIVVGENVQLADQLFVIENLKDLWLEFNLPNTSNIHLQAGQILNFKTNGSDQNYQAKVQTLNPQADLQTGRLQVRAKVTTQADVLRPNVLVNVFVTDAQAKTALRVQKKALQQVEGKPVVFVIESEEKGLVHLKAQPIEVGVSSQDGQWLEVISGLTEGQKYIADGSFLLKSELEKDEAGHGH from the coding sequence ATGAACGCCAAGCAAAACGGAAAAATATCCCAGTCTCTCATGATTGTAGTTTTGATTCTGATTACGGTCTTGGTCAGTCTGGCTATTTGGTTAAGTTCAAAAAAAACTGAATCTGAGGGGCGTGGTTATGATGAGGGAAATGCCGAACATTCTGATGAAGATAGTTCTGAAGAAGGACATGCTGAAGAAGGCGAAATACAACTGACCAGCCAACAAATGGTTGAACAAGGTTTAAAAGTTGCTGTTGCATCCACAGGATTGGTTGAAAAGCTGACAACCCTGCCAGGTAAATTGGTGGTGAATACCGATCAACAAGCGCAGATATCGCCTAATTTTAGTGGTTATGTCGAGCAGGTCAATGTGGCTTTAGGACAGAGCGTGCAAAAAGGACAAACGCTGGCTGTACTAATCCTGCCTGAACTGATCGACCAACAGGCAAATCTGCGTATGGCACAGGTGAATCTGGATTTGGCCCGTAAAGATTACCAGCGCGAACAGCAACTCTGGTCACAGGGGATTTCTGCCAAACAGGATTACCAGCGTGCCGAAAATGCCTACCGTCAAGCGCAGATTACTGTCCAGTCCTCACAAGCACGTTTAAATGCATTAGGTGCAAGTGGCAATAACAATGGGCGTTTTCTGATTAAAGCACCGATCTCTGGGGTGATCAGTAAAAAAGATATTGTGGTCGGTGAAAATGTCCAACTGGCGGATCAGCTTTTTGTGATTGAAAATCTAAAAGACCTTTGGTTGGAATTTAATCTACCAAATACCTCAAATATTCACCTTCAAGCAGGGCAAATTTTAAACTTTAAAACCAATGGTTCTGATCAAAATTACCAAGCAAAAGTACAAACGCTGAATCCACAGGCAGATTTACAAACTGGACGTTTACAAGTGCGTGCCAAAGTCACCACACAAGCGGATGTACTGCGTCCAAATGTTTTGGTAAATGTTTTTGTGACTGATGCACAAGCAAAAACAGCGTTAAGAGTCCAGAAAAAAGCCTTACAGCAGGTTGAAGGAAAACCTGTGGTATTTGTGATTGAGTCTGAAGAAAAGGGACTGGTTCATCTTAAAGCACAGCCAATAGAAGTGGGCGTGAGCAGTCAGGATGGGCAATGGCTAGAAGTCATTTCTGGATTAACTGAAGGGCAGAAATACATTGCGGATGGCAGTTTTCTATTAAAGTCTGAATTAGAAAAAGACGAGGCAGGCCATGGACATTAA
- a CDS encoding efflux RND transporter permease subunit — MDINSDLPKPEGLFERIIQFSIQNAIWVLLFACTWIAVGIYSYQKLPIDAVPDITNTQVQINTQAKGFTALEVEQRITYPIENAMAGIPDLELTRSISRYGLSQVTIVFKDGTDIYWARQQINQRIQEAQSELPAQIAPTMSPVSTGLGEIYQWVLKADPNAKKPDGTAYTPMDLREIQDWIVRPQLQRVKGVAEVNSIGGFEKTYVVSPDLNRMQQLNISLEQLQQALAQNNENRGAGYIEDNGQQLTVRVPGAFNGLSDIENTMLGSPNGSPIRVGDIAQVSIGHDLRTGGATYNGKETVLGVAMMAMGGNSRTVSKAVDAKLQDIQNSLPKGVVIETVYDRTTLVEKAIKTVQKNLVEGAILVIIILFLFLGNIRAALITACVIPLSMLFTLTGMAQKNISANLMSLGALDFGIIVDGAVVIVENCIRRLAHTQQLLKRPLTQSERFKEVFLAARQARRPLIFGQLIILVVYLPIFALSGVEAKMFHPMALTVVLALVAAIILSITFVPAAVALWVKGDIQEKESRWMLWLKAKYQQTLDISYQYKAVVLTFALCVLVITGFISTKLGSEFAPQLSEGDFAVQQLRSPSTGLEESLRIQKNTEKLLLKSFPEIKAVFARTGTAEVATDVMPPNISDGYIMLKPRSEWPNPKESLDELRGRMVTYLATIPGNNSEFSQPIELRFNELISGVRSDVGVKIFGDDMNVLNTEATKISKIIQQISGSSAVKVEQTSGLPLLNVEVNKTLAAQYGLSVRSIQDLVATSIGGQSVGEILEGDRRFDFVIRLGEQDRSVASVSQLPIQLPNGGSILLSDVAQVSTIEGINQVSRENGKRRVVVTTNVEGRDLGSFVSDVQTQLKAYTLPSGYWIEYGGQFENLASAKARMQIVIPLALITIFILLMAVFHNVKESLLVFTGVPFALTGGVLFLWLRDIPLSMSAGIGFIALSGVAVLNGLVMLTFIKELRDKYPVHKAVWQGAILRLRPVLMTACVASLGFVPMALATGTGAEVQRPLATVVIGGIISSTLLTLVLLPVLYRWINEKKVS; from the coding sequence ATGGACATTAATTCTGATCTGCCAAAACCAGAAGGTTTATTCGAACGAATCATTCAGTTTTCCATACAAAATGCGATTTGGGTGTTGCTCTTTGCCTGTACCTGGATTGCAGTGGGTATTTATAGTTATCAGAAGTTGCCGATTGATGCTGTTCCTGACATTACCAATACCCAAGTACAGATCAATACCCAAGCCAAGGGTTTTACTGCGCTTGAAGTCGAACAGCGGATTACCTATCCCATTGAAAATGCCATGGCTGGCATTCCGGATCTGGAGCTTACCCGTTCCATATCCCGTTATGGACTCTCTCAAGTCACCATTGTCTTTAAAGATGGGACTGATATTTATTGGGCCCGTCAGCAGATTAACCAACGGATACAGGAGGCGCAATCTGAGTTGCCTGCACAAATCGCACCGACGATGTCCCCCGTTTCTACGGGTCTCGGTGAGATTTATCAATGGGTACTGAAGGCAGATCCGAATGCGAAAAAGCCGGATGGAACTGCATATACGCCGATGGATTTGCGTGAGATTCAGGACTGGATTGTGCGTCCTCAACTGCAACGTGTTAAGGGAGTTGCAGAGGTCAACAGTATTGGTGGTTTTGAAAAAACCTATGTGGTCTCTCCCGATTTAAACCGGATGCAGCAACTGAATATCTCATTAGAACAACTGCAACAGGCTTTAGCGCAAAATAATGAGAACCGAGGTGCAGGTTATATTGAAGACAATGGTCAGCAACTGACGGTACGTGTACCGGGTGCATTCAATGGGCTTTCTGATATTGAGAACACCATGCTGGGTAGCCCAAATGGCAGCCCAATTCGGGTTGGTGATATTGCGCAAGTCTCTATTGGGCATGATTTAAGAACCGGTGGGGCAACCTATAACGGCAAAGAAACCGTTTTAGGGGTTGCCATGATGGCGATGGGTGGAAATAGCCGGACTGTTTCTAAAGCTGTGGATGCCAAGCTTCAAGATATTCAGAATAGTTTGCCTAAAGGGGTAGTGATTGAAACGGTGTACGACCGTACTACCTTGGTTGAGAAGGCGATTAAAACCGTTCAGAAAAACTTGGTAGAGGGAGCAATCCTGGTCATCATCATTCTGTTCCTGTTTTTAGGGAATATCCGTGCTGCCTTGATTACTGCCTGTGTCATTCCACTCTCTATGCTGTTTACCTTAACCGGGATGGCACAGAAAAATATCAGTGCCAATCTGATGAGTTTAGGTGCACTCGATTTCGGCATCATTGTCGATGGTGCTGTGGTGATTGTCGAAAACTGTATCCGGCGTTTAGCCCATACACAGCAACTGTTAAAACGACCTCTCACACAAAGTGAACGCTTTAAGGAAGTTTTTCTGGCTGCCCGCCAAGCACGTCGTCCTCTTATTTTTGGTCAGCTTATTATTTTGGTGGTGTATTTGCCGATTTTTGCTTTAAGTGGTGTGGAAGCAAAAATGTTCCATCCGATGGCATTGACAGTGGTACTCGCCCTTGTTGCAGCCATTATTTTATCGATCACCTTTGTGCCTGCTGCTGTGGCATTGTGGGTCAAAGGCGATATTCAAGAAAAAGAAAGTCGTTGGATGTTATGGCTAAAAGCTAAATATCAGCAAACTCTTGATATTTCGTATCAATACAAAGCAGTTGTGCTGACTTTTGCACTGTGTGTATTAGTGATTACGGGATTTATCAGTACCAAACTCGGCAGTGAATTTGCACCACAGCTCAGTGAAGGAGACTTTGCGGTACAACAGTTACGTTCACCAAGTACAGGCTTAGAAGAGTCTTTACGTATTCAGAAGAATACTGAAAAACTTCTTTTAAAGAGTTTCCCTGAAATTAAGGCAGTATTTGCCAGAACGGGTACAGCCGAGGTTGCAACAGATGTCATGCCACCCAATATTTCAGATGGCTATATCATGTTAAAGCCTCGTTCAGAATGGCCAAATCCTAAAGAAAGTTTAGATGAATTACGTGGCCGTATGGTGACGTATTTAGCCACGATTCCAGGCAATAATAGTGAATTTTCACAACCGATTGAACTCCGATTTAATGAATTGATCTCAGGTGTGCGTAGTGATGTTGGTGTGAAAATCTTCGGTGATGATATGAATGTCCTCAATACTGAGGCGACTAAAATCTCCAAAATCATTCAGCAAATATCGGGTAGCAGTGCCGTGAAAGTTGAGCAGACCTCAGGTTTGCCATTACTGAATGTCGAGGTAAATAAAACTTTGGCTGCACAATATGGTTTGAGTGTGCGTTCAATTCAAGACCTTGTGGCAACCAGTATTGGTGGACAAAGCGTGGGAGAGATTTTAGAAGGCGATCGTCGTTTTGATTTTGTTATCCGTCTTGGAGAGCAAGACCGTAGTGTCGCATCTGTTTCCCAGTTACCTATTCAGCTTCCAAATGGTGGCAGTATTTTATTGTCGGATGTCGCGCAAGTCTCGACCATTGAAGGAATCAACCAAGTCAGTCGAGAAAATGGTAAACGCCGAGTTGTGGTTACAACGAATGTTGAAGGGCGTGATTTAGGGTCTTTTGTTTCTGATGTACAGACACAGCTCAAAGCATACACTTTGCCAAGTGGTTATTGGATAGAATATGGCGGTCAGTTTGAAAATTTGGCTTCAGCCAAAGCACGGATGCAAATCGTGATTCCACTGGCTTTAATCACTATCTTTATTTTACTGATGGCGGTCTTTCACAATGTCAAAGAAAGTCTATTGGTCTTTACCGGGGTACCCTTTGCCTTGACCGGTGGTGTGCTGTTCCTTTGGCTAAGGGATATTCCATTATCGATGTCAGCTGGAATTGGCTTTATTGCCTTATCTGGTGTTGCAGTCCTCAATGGACTGGTAATGCTGACCTTTATTAAGGAATTAAGGGACAAATATCCAGTGCATAAAGCCGTGTGGCAAGGGGCTATTTTGCGCTTAAGACCAGTGTTGATGACAGCTTGTGTGGCTTCACTGGGTTTTGTACCAATGGCGCTGGCAACCGGAACAGGGGCTGAGGTTCAACGGCCACTGGCAACCGTAGTGATTGGCGGGATTATCTCTTCAACATTACTAACTTTGGTGCTGTTACCCGTGCTTTATCGTTGGATAAATGAAAAAAAAGTTTCTTAA